In the genome of bacterium, the window CGATGTCATTCACCTTCAGGTTTGGGGCGTGTCATCTGTGGACGAGTTCTTGGAAGTAACGAACGATGGTTTCATAACTATTCCAGGCTATGGGGCTATAAAAATCGCTGGTTTAACCTGGGCTGCCGCAAAAAAGATAATTGCAGACACAGTAAAATATGTCTACAATCCGAAAAAATTCGCTATAACTCTTGCTTTCGCGAGGATATTCGTTGCTCATGTTGCGGGTTGTGTTCAGTTCCCCGGCAGCTACCAGATAGGCGCTACTGGAAGAATATGGGACATAATTCAACTCGCTGGTGGTCAAACCGGACTCGCTGACCTATCAAAAATAAAAGTAACCCACCGGGATGGCTCAACTGAGACGATTGATATAACGCCCTACCTTGCTGAAGGAGACATCTCCGCAAACCCGTATCTAAGAGATGGCGACATAGTTGTGGTGCCTCAGATTGACGCTACGAACGGTCTTGTGAAACTTTACGGAGGCGGGGTACGAAGCGGCTTCTATGGATATAAGCCAAACGAAACTATCTCCCAATTTCTGCAAAGAAGCGGGGCTTTCTCGAAATCCAATCGATTGTCCTCTGTGCTGCTGATAAGGGATGGAAAGCCAAAAACCATAAACCTTTTCGAGGAAGATGTGACTTTGAGTCCAAACGATGTGGTGATAATACCCACTCATCTCGATTCGATTATAGTTGGTGGGCTTGTCGCAAACGGCGGAACCTATCCCTATTATCCGGGTTTAAGCGTTGAAGCGTATGTAGCTATGGCTGGTGGCATGAGCGAGAAAGGCTCTATAGCAAGAATAGCAGTGTTCAGGAATGGGAAAAAACTTTCGCCAAAAAAAGCCTATCCACTAATGCCAGGGGATGTGATAATAGTTTACTACAGTTACTTCCAATTGACAAAAGATGTTATAGAGACGATAGGAAGAATACTCAGCGCGGGAATAACGGTTCTTTATATTATAGACAGACTTTCACGCTAAAAGGGACATGAACGATATACAAAGAAATAGTGATACATATACATTTTTCGAGGTTTTAAGAGCGATAAACAAACGGAAGAAGCTTATATTGGCAGCTTCCATACTAGCAGGGATAATTGCTGTCGCTATAGGATTTGCATTGCCCAAGTGGTATCGCGCAGAAGCACAGATAATGCCCGCATACACGCCAAGTATATCGACATCCGTCAGCGCTGTGGTAGGCGGGATAATAGGCATGGGAGTTGACCTTGGCGGCGGTGAGGGGAGCTTTGCTCTTCCAATGATGGTAACGCCCACTGACCTTTGGGCTGACATGGCAAGTTCATATGGCATTGCTGATTCTATAATAGAAAGGTTTAACCTAAAGGAACTTTACGGAAAGCGAACCATTGAGGATACTCGAAAAAGTTACTTCTCTCACCTTTTCGTTAAACCTACGGGAGCAGGAATTTTACGAATAGGTTATGAAGCGCGTGACCCACAGCTTTCCGCTCAAATAACCAATGCGATAGTCGAACTTATCGATCGAACACTTCAACGGGTGCGAATTGTTTCCGCCAAAAGGCTTAGAGAATTCGTCGCCGAACGATTAGCCCAGTGTAAATCAGAACTTACTACCGCAGCGCAAAATCTGGCAGAATTCCAAATGAAGCACAAGACTATATCCATAGAAGACCAAGCCAAAGTTGCTCTTGAAAACATAGCTCAACTTTACGCACAACTAACTATATACGATGTTCAGCTTAAAGCATTAAAATTAGCTGGCATAAAATACTCACCCGAGATAGTCCAAATACAAGCACAAATGGACGGTATAAGGAAAAAAATCCATCAACTCGAGTCCAAAGGTGATGACATATTTCCGGGGATACAAAAGTATCCAGATTTGTATATGAAATATATGAACTTATATAGAGAATACCAAACACAAGAAATAACATATCAATATCTAAAGCAGCAATATGAACAAGCTCGCATAAACGAGCAGCGGATGATTAAAACACTACACCTTATATCAAAAGCAACCCCGCGCGATAAAAAGGTAAGACCGAAAAAGTCCATAATGGGGATTTCAGCGTTTTTCGGAGTCTTCATAGTATTATCCCTCTGGACCATATGGAAAGATTATATGGATAAATTTCGTAAAATTCAATCCTTATAAAATAATGAAGGACATATAAAAAAGCCCCGGCTTAAACCGGGGCAGCCTAATCAACGGTTTTAACATTTCCGTCTTTACTTCACCAATGTCATTCTTCTTCTCACCGAACCGTGGTCAGTATTAAGAACTGCGAAGTAATTTCCGCTGGGAGCATCGCCCGCATTCCACACAAGTGTATATCTTCCCGCAGGCAAATTGTCCTTTATGAGCTTCTTAACAAGCCTTCCCGAAGCATCGTATATGGATAAATCCACATTGGACTTTTCGGGGATAACGAAGTCTATCTCGGTAACAGCATTGAAGGGGTTAGGATAATTGCCCAGAATCTTGAGTTCCGTAGGCTTCCGCTGGGCTATAGCTTTGGAGGTTGCAGTCCCGACAGAATATACATGAACACCGTTAAACACATCGATGCCGAATATATACCCATCCTTGCCCAATATGTAGGACCAATAGCCATTTTTCGGAAGCTCGGCGACAAGTTCTACATCGGGGAGTTTGGATATATCGTAAACCTTCATCTGTCCAGCACCATCAGCAAGATACGCATAATCACCATTCACATAAACATCCATCCCCCAAACAGATGGATTAGAGGTAACCATATATGGTTTCTCCGGATTCGATATATCAATAACAACCATCCCATTAGGACCATCAGCAGCGAGCATATATTTTCCGACAAGGCATATACCGTTTCCGCCGCCATTGCTCGTTTTAACATAACCCAGCTCTTTCGGGAACCCATCGCCAAGTTTGAATATATGATACCCACCGTGATAATCTGAAGCATAAAGCAGATCTCCACCAAGTTCTATATCGTAAAACTGTGATCCGGGATTCCTTATTATATATCTTGTTTCATATATATCCTTCTTAGGCGTCATGACAGCTATGCCATCTCTGCCAAGTGAAACGGTGCAGAAATAATCATTAATCTCAACACGCCCTATCTGATCAGGTCCTTTCTCAGTGGAGACAACAGGGAACTCATCGTAAACGCTCATGGTTTTCGGGTCCGCAATCTCTATATACACATCCTCCTTCTTGCTCTGTCTTGCACCAAGAATATATAACTTACCGTTATACGCCTCAACATCCCAGACTGTGGCGAGCTTTATGCCATTAATGAACCCCAATTTCACGGGGCGCGCAGGATTGGTTATATCAAACGCAACAACACCAAGCCTTCCTACTGCGATATAAAGGGTGTTATCAAGTATACATGCTCTCTGAGGTGTCCCGTATGTCTCAACCCTACCTATTCTTATCGGTGCATGGTAGTCGGTAATATCGAAAACGGAGATCCCTTGATAATCGTTAGCAAGATACAGGTAGTTATCTATATGTCCAAAGTCAAGGGTCGGCATACCCTCAAGGTCCCACACCAGCTCAGGATTTCCATCGACGAGTTCATATATAGCAAAGTTCTTATATCCACCAGCGTAAACTATACCATCATATATATCGACTGCCATCGGCGTTGAGAACGGTATAGAGAAAATCCTTCTGCCAAAAATGCGTTTCTCGTTCGGCTTTTCCTGATCCCAGCGGCCATATATAATTATACCATTGTATACCTGCAACGATGTATATGTTCCGGGCTGATGACCAAGAAGGAAGAATCTGCTGTCAGGCGTTAATCCAACGGCGAACATACCATATTTCCCGTCAGCGATAAAAAGCCTGTTCTCGTAGTAATCCATGCAAAGCGGTGTGCCGTCTATTCCAACTCTTCTTATGAGCTTAGGATTCATCGGGTCCGAAAT includes:
- a CDS encoding SLBB domain-containing protein; translation: MRKLVTISAIFLMLVSIASSQVPTIKQPASLRRTTISPTAVSTGAGKALEKISEIQTAKEAIQKVAQKVGYVPLEGPIDAEKFIVGPHDVIHLQVWGVSSVDEFLEVTNDGFITIPGYGAIKIAGLTWAAAKKIIADTVKYVYNPKKFAITLAFARIFVAHVAGCVQFPGSYQIGATGRIWDIIQLAGGQTGLADLSKIKVTHRDGSTETIDITPYLAEGDISANPYLRDGDIVVVPQIDATNGLVKLYGGGVRSGFYGYKPNETISQFLQRSGAFSKSNRLSSVLLIRDGKPKTINLFEEDVTLSPNDVVIIPTHLDSIIVGGLVANGGTYPYYPGLSVEAYVAMAGGMSEKGSIARIAVFRNGKKLSPKKAYPLMPGDVIIVYYSYFQLTKDVIETIGRILSAGITVLYIIDRLSR
- a CDS encoding T9SS type A sorting domain-containing protein produces the protein MRRLFVVLISFLVALSFGSQIYLNEIAEIPMGKVGAITSDGRVIYAGVGGAVRIYNVFNRDLPQMLAKIDGFSSKVKQVEVVDGKLFVIWEKEGLRIYNISNPYSPEFIGKFPTTEDKEFPTFSTFEVDGNRMFIAGKGYVAVLDISDPMNPKLIRRVGIDGTPLCMDYYENRLFIADGKYGMFAVGLTPDSRFFLLGHQPGTYTSLQVYNGIIIYGRWDQEKPNEKRIFGRRIFSIPFSTPMAVDIYDGIVYAGGYKNFAIYELVDGNPELVWDLEGMPTLDFGHIDNYLYLANDYQGISVFDITDYHAPIRIGRVETYGTPQRACILDNTLYIAVGRLGVVAFDITNPARPVKLGFINGIKLATVWDVEAYNGKLYILGARQSKKEDVYIEIADPKTMSVYDEFPVVSTEKGPDQIGRVEINDYFCTVSLGRDGIAVMTPKKDIYETRYIIRNPGSQFYDIELGGDLLYASDYHGGYHIFKLGDGFPKELGYVKTSNGGGNGICLVGKYMLAADGPNGMVVIDISNPEKPYMVTSNPSVWGMDVYVNGDYAYLADGAGQMKVYDISKLPDVELVAELPKNGYWSYILGKDGYIFGIDVFNGVHVYSVGTATSKAIAQRKPTELKILGNYPNPFNAVTEIDFVIPEKSNVDLSIYDASGRLVKKLIKDNLPAGRYTLVWNAGDAPSGNYFAVLNTDHGSVRRRMTLVK